One genomic region from Pecten maximus chromosome 5, xPecMax1.1, whole genome shotgun sequence encodes:
- the LOC117327186 gene encoding dehydrodolichyl diphosphate synthase complex subunit DHDDS-like yields MSWFPEKKTSKSCIHQICTKVLKTGPVPKHVAIIMDGNRRFAKKNSMERAEGHLKGFDKLAETLEWCLDLGITEVTVYAFSIENFKRSKEEVGCLMEIARQKFARLMQERELIQKHEVCVRVLGNLSLLPPDIQQVVADAVEFSKDNTRAILNVCFSYTSRDEICAGMRELAEGVSNGLIRTSDISEELLDNCLYTRKSRDPDLLIRTSGEVRLSDFLLWQTAYSCLAFVSVLWPEFSVWHLYSGILHYQKNYQALQDAKEKNDSEKERRQRESDYENVLKDIKQQNSLDKSEDVVSIQCRVQQYAKDREARINKFLQHLDYKQEQFFQSMLHQKSTFTAN; encoded by the exons ATGTCCTGGTTTCCAGAGAAGAAAACAAGCAAATCATGTATACATCAGATTTGTACCAAGGTCCTCAAAACTGGCCCAGTCCCAAAACATGTAGCCATCATCATGGATGGAAATAGACGCTTTGCAAAGAAAAACAGTATGGAGAGAGCGGAGGGACATCTCAAGGGATTTGATAAGCTTGCGGAA ACTCTGGAGTGGTGTCTCGATCTTGGCATCACAGAAGTAACTGTATATGCCTTCAGTATAGAGAACTTCAAGCGTTCCAAGGAAGAGGTTGGCTGCCTTATGGAAATAGCCAGACAGAAATTTGCGCGTCTCATGCAGGAACG TGAGCTGATCCAAAAGCATGAGGTGTGCGTGAGGGTACTTGGTAATCTGTCTCTGCTGCCTCCAGACATACAACAGGTTGTGGCTGATGCTGTTGAATTCTCCAAGGACAACACCAG GGCCATACTAAATGTGTGCTTCTCATACACATCCAGAGATGAGATCTGTGCTGGTATGCGAGAGTTGGCAGAAGGAGTTTCAAATGGGCTCATTAGGACAAG TGATATATCGGAAGAACTCCTGGATAATTGTCTGTATACCAGGAAATCTAGAGATCCAGATCTTCTCATCCGAACGTCAGGAGAGGTGCGACTCAGTGACTTCCTGTTGTGGCAG ACAGCTTACAGCTGCCTTGCCTTTGTCAGTGTGCTGTGGCCCGAGTTCAGTGTATGGCATCTGTATTCTGGAATTCTACACTACCAGAAGAATTACCAGGCTCTCCAG GATGCCAAGGAAAAGAATGATTCTGAGAAGGAGAGGCGACAGAGAGAAAGTGACTATGAGAATGTGTTGAAGGATATTAAACAACAGAACAGTTTGGACAAAAGTGAAGATGTTGTTAGTATACAATGTAGAGTACAACAGTACGCAAAGGACAGGGAGGCACGCATAAACAAATTTCTACAACATCTCGACTACAAACAGGAACAGTTTTTCCAAAGTATGCTACATCAGAAATCAACATTCACAGCAAATTGA